Proteins from one Cryptomeria japonica chromosome 4, Sugi_1.0, whole genome shotgun sequence genomic window:
- the LOC131031244 gene encoding uncharacterized protein LOC131031244, which yields MEKQNPTKVEFEIGIVHANSDDQGTPENNLGFKGELDKLSPKSLQYLETVKPKEEKEEKLFLSSDELGIKNIISEQLYNNIIAENTSTQMLFENSSDIPLLSRINRLDIVLDYLEDTNLSGGSTKALPAMDGEKSAMSEMVSDDNSLEKRCKPISWVLEEAEAKGTIMERVAVLEDRVKRIREELERRNSCDQAIKSNGTEAQMHNLHLNGSNGCEIVLEDEKQKVGVIPSESRQKGLHEDASRRIISQAEDINKDNNNHPMNKDDDFPKHNNMEEERAKEKNQNQSRGKGKLRRMFPGCIFLHSH from the exons ATGGAGAAGCAGAACCCTACAAAAGTAGAATTTGAAATCGGTATAGTACATGCTAATTCAGACGACCAAGGTACCCCAGAAAATAATTTGGGCTTTAAGGGAGAACTGGATAAATTGAGCCCAAAAAGCTTACAGTATTTAGAAACTgtgaagcccaaagaagaaaaggaggAGAAATTGTTTCTTAGCTCAGATGAGTTGGGTATTAAAAATATCATATCAGAGCAGCTGTATAATAATATAATTGCAGAGAACACAAGTACTCAGATGCTGTTTGAAAACTCTTCGGACATCCCTCTTCTGTCAAGAATAAATCGGCTTGATATTGTT CTTGATTATCTGGAAGATACAAATTTGTCTGGTGGGTCTACCAAAGCATTACCTGCAATGGATGGGGAAAAATCTGCAATGTCTGAAATGGTGTCTGATGATAACAGTCTAGAGAAAAGATGTAAGCCCATAAGCTGGGTTTTAGAGGAAGCTGAAGCCAAGGGAACAATTATGGAGCGAGTTGCCGTACTTGAGGATAGGGTCAAAAGG ATTAGAGAGGAGTTGGAGCGAAGGAACTCTTGTGACCAGGCGATTAAGAGCAATGGAACAGAAGCACAGATGCATAATTTGCATTTGAATGGGTCAAATGGATGCGAAATTGTGCTTGAAGATGAGAAGCAGAAAGTTGGAGTTATACCTTCTGAAAGTAGGCAGAAAGGTCTCCATGAAGATGCTTCAAGGCGGATAATTTCACAGGCAGAGGATATTAACAAG GATAATAATAATCATCCTATGAATAAGGATGATGATTTTCCAAAGCacaacaacatggaagaagaaaggGCCAAGGAGAAGAACCAAAATCAAAGTAGAGGGAAAGGAAAGCTTAGGCGCATGTTTCCAGGATGCATATTTCTGCATTCTCATTAA